The Gammaproteobacteria bacterium genome has a segment encoding these proteins:
- the recO gene encoding DNA repair protein RecO has protein sequence MSLIERVDLASAFVLHARRWRETSELLDVITCEHGRVSLLARGLRRPRSGLRAILQAFQPLSLSWSGRAGGLMTLRAAEPDGPAAPLRGKSLMAGFYLNELLLRFLQRSDPHPRLFEAYARTLGALADGTAPEAGLRRFELLLLAETGYGLNLDHDASSGERLRPGGSYVYVLERGPVPASVGMPAGLEFSGAELLAIGQGVFPDLPSLSAARRLLRAVLDHHLDGQPLRTREVYVAMRR, from the coding sequence ATGAGCCTGATCGAGCGTGTCGATCTCGCCAGCGCCTTCGTGCTGCACGCGCGCCGCTGGCGGGAGACCAGCGAGCTGCTCGACGTGATCACCTGCGAGCACGGCCGGGTCAGCCTGCTGGCGCGGGGATTGCGCCGCCCGAGGTCCGGGCTGCGGGCGATCCTGCAGGCCTTCCAGCCGCTGTCGCTGTCCTGGTCGGGGCGGGCGGGTGGGCTGATGACGCTGCGTGCCGCGGAACCGGATGGGCCGGCAGCCCCGCTGCGCGGCAAGTCCCTGATGGCCGGTTTCTACCTGAACGAGCTGCTGCTGCGATTCCTGCAGCGCTCCGACCCGCATCCGCGACTGTTCGAGGCCTACGCGCGGACGCTCGGTGCGCTGGCCGACGGTACTGCCCCGGAGGCGGGCCTGCGCCGCTTTGAGTTGCTCCTGCTCGCGGAAACCGGCTATGGCTTGAACCTCGATCACGATGCCAGCAGCGGCGAGCGGCTGCGACCCGGCGGCTCGTATGTCTACGTCCTCGAACGCGGACCGGTGCCCGCATCCGTCGGGATGCCGGCCGGCCTCGAATTCTCGGGTGCCGAACTGCTGGCAATCGGCCAGGGCGTGTTTCCCGATCTGCCGAGCCTGTCGGCGGCGCGGCGGCTGTTGCGCGCCGTGCTGGATCATCACCTGGACGGCCAGCCACTGCGGACGCGCGAGGTCTACGTGGCCATGAGGCGCTGA
- the pdxJ gene encoding pyridoxine 5'-phosphate synthase, giving the protein MSLVSPILLGVNVDHVATLRQARGTRYPDPVMAAWVAEQSGADSITVHLREDRRHIQERDLEVLSRTLQTRMNLELAVAESVLRLAETLRPADACLVPERRAELTTEGGLDVAADASRVAEAVARLARAGIRVAPFIDPEARQIDACLEAGARVVELHTGRYADARDERMRADELARVRQAAAYAHGLGIGVHAGHGLNYHNVQPIAAIPEIAELNIGHAIVARALFDGMAAAVAGMKRLMLAARDARP; this is encoded by the coding sequence ATGAGCCTCGTTTCGCCCATCCTTCTTGGCGTCAACGTCGACCATGTCGCAACGCTGCGACAGGCCCGTGGTACGCGTTACCCCGACCCGGTCATGGCGGCGTGGGTGGCGGAGCAGTCGGGCGCGGACAGCATTACGGTGCACCTGCGCGAGGACCGGCGCCACATCCAGGAGCGGGACCTGGAGGTGCTCTCGCGCACACTGCAGACGCGGATGAACCTCGAGCTCGCGGTGGCGGAGTCGGTGTTGCGGCTGGCCGAGACCCTGCGCCCGGCCGACGCCTGCCTCGTGCCGGAGCGCCGGGCCGAGCTGACCACGGAGGGCGGGCTCGATGTCGCGGCGGATGCGTCCCGGGTCGCCGAAGCCGTCGCCCGGCTGGCGCGTGCCGGCATTCGGGTGGCTCCGTTCATCGACCCGGAAGCGCGGCAGATCGACGCCTGCCTCGAGGCTGGTGCCCGGGTGGTGGAACTGCACACGGGCCGATACGCGGATGCACGCGACGAACGCATGCGCGCCGACGAACTGGCGCGCGTGCGGCAGGCGGCGGCATATGCGCACGGGCTCGGCATCGGCGTGCATGCGGGTCACGGCCTGAACTATCACAACGTACAGCCCATAGCGGCGATCCCCGAGATCGCCGAGCTGAACATCGGTCATGCGATCGTCGCCCGCGCACTGTTCGACGGCATGGCCGCGGCAGTGGCCGGCATGAAGCGGCTGATGCTCGCTGCGCGCGACGCAAGACCATGA